From a region of the Hippopotamus amphibius kiboko isolate mHipAmp2 chromosome 3, mHipAmp2.hap2, whole genome shotgun sequence genome:
- the LOC130849896 gene encoding olfactory receptor 5M10-like, translated as MSSPNHTVVKEFILLGLTADSVLQKILFGVFLVIYLITLVGNLGMIMLIRTNSHLHTPMYFFLSHLSFVDICYSSNVTPNMLYNFLSDQKTISYAGCFTQCLLFIALVITEFYILASMALDRYVAICSPLHYSARMSKNICISLVTVPYTYGFLNGLSQTLLTFHLSFCGSLEINHFYCADPPLIMLACSDTYVKKMAMFVVAGFTLLSSLFIIFLSYLFIIACILRIHSAEGRHKAFSTCGSHLTIVTIFYGTLFCMYLRPPSEKSVEESKIIAVFYTFLSPMLNPLIYSLRNKHVIQALQQMITGTFFYRLTI; from the coding sequence ATGTCTTCCCCAAACCATACTGTAGTGAAGGAATTCATTCTCCTGGGACTCACAGCTGACTCAGTGCTGCAGAAGATCCTGTTTGGGGTCTTTCTGGTGATCTACCTGATCACACTGGTGGGGAATCTGGGCATGATCATGCTGATCAGGACCAATTCCCACCTCCACACtcccatgtatttcttcctcagCCACCTCTCCTTTGTAGACATTTGCTATTCCTCCAACGTTACTCCGAACATGCTGTACAACTTCCTCTCAGACCAGAAGACCATCTCCTATGCTGGCTGCTTCACACAGTGTCTTCTCTTCATTGCCCTGGTCATCACTGAATTTTACATCCTTGCTTCAATGGCCTTGGATCGCTATGTCGCCATCTGCAGCCCTCTACATTACAGCGCCAGGATGTCCAAGAACATCTGCATCTCTCTAGTCACAGTCCCTTACACTTATGGCTTCCTCAATGGACTCTCTCAGACACTGCTGACTTTCCACTTGTCCTTCTGTGGCTCCCTTGAGATCAATCATTTCTACTGTGCTGATCCTCCTCTTATAATGTTGGCCTGCTCTGACACTTATGTCAAAAAGATGGCAATGTTTGTAGTTGCTGGCTTTACTCTCTTGAGCTCTCTCTTCATCATCTTCCTGTCCTACCTGTTCATCATTGCATGCATCTTGAGGATCCACTCTGCAGAAGGCAGGCACAAAGCCTTTTCTACCTGTGGTTCCCACCTGACCATAGTCACTATATTTTATGGAACCCTGTTCTGCATGTATTTAAGGCCTCCATCTGAGAAGTCTGTAGAGGAGTCCAAAATAATTGCagtcttttatacttttttgagcCCAATGCTGAACCCGTTGATCTACAGTTTACGGAATAAGCATGTGATCCAAGCCTTGCAACAAATGATTACTGGAACTTTTTTTTATAGACTTACAATTTAA
- the LOC130849963 gene encoding olfactory receptor 5M10 — protein sequence MSSPNHTVVKEFILLGLTADSVLQKILFGVFLVIYLITLVGNLGMIMLIRTNSHLHTPMYFFLSHLSFVDICYSSNVTPNMLYNFLSDQKTISYAGCFTQCLLFIALVITEFYILASMALDRYVAICSPLHYSARMSKNICISLVTVPYTYGFLNGLSQTLLTFHLSFCGSLEINHFYCADPPLIMLACSDTYVKKMAMFVVAGFTLSSSLFIIFLSYLFIIACILRIRSAEGRHKAFSTCGSHLTIVTIFYGTLFCMYLRPPSEKSVEESKIIAVFYTFLSPMLNPLIYSMRNKDAIQAMQQMIKRNHL from the coding sequence ATGTCTTCCCCAAACCATACTGTAGTGAAGGAATTCATTCTCCTGGGACTCACGGCTGACTCAGTGCTGCAGAAGATCCTGTTTGGGGTCTTTCTGGTGATCTACCTGATCACACTGGTGGGGAATCTGGGCATGATCATGCTGATCAGGACCAATTCCCACCTCCACACtcccatgtatttcttcctcagCCACCTCTCCTTTGTAGACATTTGCTATTCCTCCAACGTTACTCCGAACATGCTGTACAACTTCCTCTCAGACCAGAAGACCATCTCCTATGCTGGCTGCTTCACACAGTGTCTTCTCTTCATTGCCCTGGTCATCACTGAATTTTACATCCTTGCTTCAATGGCCTTGGATCGCTATGTCGCCATCTGCAGTCCTCTACATTACAGCGCCAGAATGTCCAAGAACATCTGCATCTCTCTAGTCACAGTCCCTTACACTTATGGCTTCCTCAATGGACTCTCTCAGACACTGCTGACTTTCCACTTGTCCTTCTGTGGCTCCCTTGAGATCAATCATTTCTACTGTGCTGATCCTCCTCTTATAATGTTGGCCTGCTCTGACACTTATGTCAAAAAGATGGCAATGTTTGTAGTTGCTGGCTTTACTCTCTCAAGCTCTCTCTTCATCATCTTCCTGTCCTACCTTTTCATCATTGCATGCATCTTGAGGATCCGCTCTGCAGAAGGCAGGCACAAAGCCTTTTCTACCTGTGGTTCCCACCTGACCATAGTCACTATATTTTATGGAACCCTGTTCTGCATGTACTTAAGGCCTCCATCTGAGAAGTCTGTAGAGGAGTCCAAAATAATTGCagtcttttatacttttttgagcCCAATGCTGAACCCGTTGATTTATAGTATGAGGAACAAGGATGCAATCCAAGCCATGCAGCAAATGATTAAGAGAAATCATTTATAA